Proteins from one Oscillatoria nigro-viridis PCC 7112 genomic window:
- the ltrA gene encoding group II intron reverse transcriptase/maturase, whose translation MNTVEKPMYEWNDINWRKLERNVFKLQKRIYQASNRGDVKLVRRLQKLLISSWAAKALSVRRVTQDNQGKKTAGVDGVKSLTPKQRLALIDKISLGSKVKPTRRVWIPKPGTDEERPLGIPTMEDRALQALVKLVLEPEWEARFEPNSYGFRPGRSCHDAIGAIFSAVSQKSKYVLDADISKCFDRINHDVLLSKLNTYPTLRRQIRAWLKAGVMDGNKLFPTDEGTPQGGVISPLLANVALHGIEELIMGLAPKFEMRDSRGHTYGLRDKIKSISLIRYADDFVVLHEDVEVVKLCKVEIEKWLSDIGLELKPSKTRLAHTLNKLDDEKPGFNFLGFNIRQFPVGKHNSSKGTRGTLLGFKTIISPSKESQKRHYRKVAEVINKSRGLNQATLIKNLNPIIRGWCNYFSTVVSKKIFDRLWHLVVWKLLKWGRHRHRNKGRGWTRLKYFKTVEGNNWVFATGEGNNPLKLIQHSSTEIKRYVKVKGMASPYDGDWIYWSSRMGVHPEIPVRVAKLLKRQKGKCAHCDNYFKDGDSIEVDHIAPKSKGGKESYDNWQLLHRHCHDTKTANDGSLGNKSSCKSAKPKPPVEPSLWAWENDMLVMTY comes from the coding sequence ATGAACACGGTAGAAAAACCGATGTATGAATGGAACGATATCAACTGGCGAAAGCTAGAGCGTAACGTTTTTAAATTGCAAAAGCGGATATATCAAGCGTCTAATCGTGGTGATGTCAAGCTAGTACGCAGACTCCAGAAACTGTTGATAAGTTCTTGGGCAGCAAAAGCATTATCGGTTCGTCGGGTAACACAAGATAATCAAGGAAAGAAGACGGCAGGCGTGGACGGTGTTAAATCGCTGACCCCAAAGCAACGTCTCGCACTGATAGATAAAATATCATTGGGTTCAAAGGTTAAGCCAACACGCCGAGTTTGGATACCCAAACCAGGGACAGATGAGGAAAGACCGTTAGGCATACCGACAATGGAAGACCGAGCCTTGCAAGCGTTAGTCAAACTGGTGTTAGAACCAGAATGGGAAGCGCGATTTGAACCTAACTCATACGGGTTCAGACCAGGACGCTCGTGCCACGATGCAATAGGAGCAATATTCAGTGCGGTAAGTCAGAAATCAAAATATGTGCTGGATGCCGATATCAGTAAATGCTTCGACCGCATTAACCATGATGTACTTCTCTCAAAATTAAATACCTATCCTACCCTACGGAGACAAATCCGGGCTTGGTTAAAAGCTGGTGTTATGGATGGAAACAAGCTGTTCCCAACTGATGAAGGGACACCACAGGGCGGGGTGATTTCACCTCTACTTGCCAATGTCGCCTTACATGGGATTGAGGAATTGATTATGGGTTTAGCCCCAAAATTCGAGATGAGAGACTCTCGTGGTCATACTTATGGATTACGAGACAAAATCAAATCGATTTCACTGATACGATATGCGGACGATTTCGTAGTTCTCCATGAGGATGTAGAAGTTGTGAAGCTGTGTAAGGTTGAGATAGAGAAGTGGTTAAGTGACATTGGGTTAGAATTAAAGCCGAGTAAAACAAGATTAGCCCACACCCTGAATAAACTAGATGATGAAAAACCTGGATTTAACTTTCTAGGATTCAACATCAGGCAGTTTCCAGTAGGAAAACACAACTCAAGTAAGGGAACTAGAGGCACTTTATTGGGCTTTAAAACTATTATCAGCCCTAGCAAGGAAAGTCAGAAAAGGCACTACAGAAAAGTTGCGGAAGTAATAAATAAATCGCGTGGGTTAAACCAAGCGACTTTAATAAAAAATCTCAATCCTATCATTAGGGGTTGGTGTAACTACTTCTCAACAGTCGTCAGCAAGAAAATATTTGATAGGCTGTGGCACTTAGTGGTTTGGAAGCTTCTCAAATGGGGTCGCCATCGTCATAGGAACAAGGGCAGAGGATGGACACGCCTTAAATACTTCAAAACCGTAGAAGGCAATAACTGGGTGTTCGCAACCGGAGAGGGTAACAATCCTCTAAAGCTCATACAACATAGTTCCACTGAAATAAAGCGCTATGTAAAAGTAAAAGGGATGGCATCACCCTATGACGGTGACTGGATATATTGGAGTTCAAGAATGGGAGTACACCCAGAAATACCCGTAAGAGTAGCCAAACTACTCAAGCGACAAAAAGGGAAATGCGCTCACTGCGATAACTACTTCAAAGATGGAGATTCGATAGAGGTTGACCACATCGCCCCCAAATCGAAAGGTGGAAAGGAATCGTATGATAATTGGCAGCTACTCCATCGACATTGCCACGACACAAAGACTGCCAATGATGGCAGTCTTGGTAACAAATCTAGCTGCAAAAGTGCTAAACCTAAGCCACCAGTGGAACCAAGCCTTTGGGCTTGGGAAAACGATATGTTGGTAATGACGTACTGA
- a CDS encoding Uma2 family endonuclease, with protein sequence MAMVIAAVLSENVSLEDFMANPPDDMEWVDGQIVDKNGMTVKHSRIQSKLDYSWRSYKISSGQGGEVYTEVPCRTDRRVRRPDVAYLTAELVAQYGDVPTLPQSPPLIAEIVSPTDIAEEIFLKAQEYLDSGCLEAWIVFPESRWILIMTQTQKLTFNLGSTVSTQLVLPGFSVAVDELLA encoded by the coding sequence ATGGCTATGGTAATTGCTGCTGTTTTATCAGAAAATGTTTCTCTAGAAGACTTTATGGCTAATCCCCCGGACGATATGGAATGGGTGGACGGGCAAATTGTGGATAAAAATGGCATGACAGTAAAACACAGTCGAATCCAATCCAAACTCGATTATTCTTGGAGAAGTTATAAGATATCTAGCGGACAAGGCGGCGAAGTTTATACAGAAGTTCCTTGTCGTACAGACAGGCGAGTGCGCCGTCCTGATGTAGCTTATCTGACTGCTGAACTTGTTGCTCAATATGGCGATGTTCCTACTTTGCCTCAAAGCCCGCCGTTAATTGCAGAAATAGTTTCTCCTACTGATATTGCGGAAGAGATTTTTCTGAAAGCACAAGAATATTTAGATTCGGGTTGTCTGGAAGCTTGGATTGTTTTTCCAGAAAGTCGCTGGATATTGATAATGACTCAAACTCAAAAGTTAACTTTTAACTTGGGTTCTACAGTCAGCACTCAGCTAGTGCTACCGGGTTTTAGTGTTGCGGTTGATGAGTTGTTGGCTTGA
- a CDS encoding 2Fe-2S iron-sulfur cluster-binding protein: MSKTYTVELIHQGSTYTLEVPEDKQILRAANAAGIELPSSCNAGVCTTCAAKIIEGQVDQVDGMGVSPELQAEGYVLLCVAYPRSNLKIETEKEDIVYDRQFGKS, translated from the coding sequence ATGTCTAAGACTTACACTGTTGAATTGATCCACCAAGGCTCTACCTATACCTTAGAAGTACCCGAAGATAAACAAATTCTCCGCGCCGCCAACGCCGCCGGCATTGAGTTGCCGAGTTCATGCAATGCGGGGGTTTGTACTACTTGCGCTGCTAAAATTATTGAGGGTCAAGTCGATCAAGTTGATGGCATGGGCGTTAGTCCCGAACTTCAGGCAGAAGGTTATGTGTTGCTGTGCGTTGCTTATCCCCGATCGAACTTGAAGATAGAAACAGAAAAAGAAGACATTGTGTACGATCGCCAATTCGGTAAATCTTAG
- a CDS encoding DUF3326 domain-containing protein has translation MNRRPLTVVLIVPTGVGASIGGFAGDALPVARAIAQISDTLITHPNVLNGAQLYWPIPNALYVEGYALDKFAAGCWGLQPVHQNRIGLILDSAIEPDLQLRHLQAADAARATLGLNITDCVLTDRPLQVELRISESGASWGTIGNPDSLLRAAEKLIEQARVEAIAVVARFPDDEGSLALENYRRGKGVDPLAGAEALISHLIVRTFKIPCAHAPALSALPLDPHLSPRSAAEEIGYTFLPCVLAGLGKAPQFVTPTVGQASCLSQFVTPTVGQASCLSQFVTPTVGQASCLSQVWGGQDARTQVWGGQDAHPTREKFYANRRDFESQGLWADRVDAVVIPATACGGSAILSLSARSSVQIIAVGDNKTQMQATPEKLGIKALQVNSYLEAIGVLVALRAGISPASLGADISSLRCLSD, from the coding sequence GTGAACCGGCGCCCTTTGACAGTGGTTTTGATAGTCCCCACAGGCGTTGGAGCCTCGATCGGTGGGTTTGCAGGAGATGCCCTGCCCGTGGCTAGGGCGATCGCCCAAATTTCAGACACCCTGATCACTCACCCCAACGTCCTCAACGGCGCTCAACTTTATTGGCCGATACCTAACGCTCTCTACGTTGAAGGTTACGCCCTTGACAAATTTGCTGCCGGATGCTGGGGACTGCAACCAGTACATCAAAATCGCATCGGCTTAATCCTAGATTCCGCGATCGAACCAGACTTGCAGTTGCGGCACTTGCAAGCGGCTGATGCAGCGAGAGCTACATTGGGCTTGAATATAACTGATTGTGTTTTAACCGATCGCCCGCTGCAAGTAGAATTGCGTATTTCTGAATCAGGGGCATCCTGGGGGACGATCGGCAATCCCGACAGTTTATTGCGCGCTGCGGAAAAATTGATCGAACAAGCAAGAGTAGAGGCGATCGCAGTTGTGGCGAGATTTCCCGACGATGAAGGCAGCCTCGCCCTAGAAAACTACCGCCGCGGCAAAGGAGTTGACCCCCTCGCCGGCGCGGAAGCCCTCATCAGCCACCTCATCGTCAGGACGTTTAAAATCCCCTGCGCCCACGCCCCCGCCCTGTCTGCGCTTCCCCTCGATCCGCACCTGTCCCCGCGATCGGCTGCTGAGGAAATCGGCTATACTTTCCTACCTTGCGTCCTTGCCGGCCTGGGCAAAGCTCCCCAATTTGTCACTCCTACTGTGGGACAGGCATCTTGCCTGTCACAATTTGTCACTCCTACTGTGGGACAGGCATCTTGCCTGTCACAGTTTGTCACTCCTACTGTGGGACAGGCATCTTGCCTGTCACAGGTATGGGGCGGGCAAGATGCCCGCACCCAGGTATGGGGCGGGCAAGATGCCCACCCCACAAGAGAGAAATTCTATGCAAACAGGCGAGATTTCGAGTCCCAGGGTTTGTGGGCCGATCGAGTCGATGCGGTGGTGATACCCGCCACAGCGTGCGGCGGCAGCGCTATTCTGAGTTTGAGCGCGCGATCGTCGGTACAAATCATCGCTGTGGGCGACAACAAAACCCAGATGCAGGCGACTCCAGAAAAACTCGGAATCAAAGCTTTGCAGGTAAACTCATATTTAGAGGCGATCGGAGTTTTGGTCGCTTTGCGAGCCGGCATCAGTCCAGCTTCCTTGGGTGCAGACATCTCCTCCCTGCGTTGTTTGTCTGACTAA
- a CDS encoding CPBP family intramembrane glutamic endopeptidase, whose protein sequence is MAEKLPRNREIDPLTRTQVLVAMGVTAIMLLAVAKLWLVFGSVSLLPVKLIGMDLLKGCALGLAITGGSAIVYRLWPGYRRSADIYLEVVLKPLFWPDLIWLGLLPGLSEELLFRGVMLSALGLNVTGLVLSSFCFGILHLGGMDQWPYAVWATAVGLLLGYSVLTTGNLLVPITAHICTNLISSCVWKWEQNAVKR, encoded by the coding sequence GTGGCAGAAAAACTTCCCAGAAATCGTGAAATTGATCCCTTGACGCGCACCCAAGTTTTAGTAGCAATGGGCGTGACAGCAATTATGTTGCTGGCGGTAGCTAAATTGTGGTTGGTATTTGGATCGGTATCGCTTTTGCCAGTCAAATTGATAGGAATGGACTTGCTCAAAGGATGTGCGCTCGGACTGGCAATTACAGGCGGCAGTGCGATCGTTTATCGCCTCTGGCCGGGTTATCGCCGGAGTGCAGACATTTACTTGGAAGTAGTGCTTAAACCTTTGTTTTGGCCGGATTTAATTTGGCTGGGACTGCTGCCGGGACTTAGCGAAGAATTGCTATTTCGAGGCGTGATGCTGTCTGCTTTGGGATTGAATGTTACCGGTTTAGTTTTATCGAGTTTTTGTTTCGGCATCCTGCACTTGGGAGGCATGGATCAGTGGCCTTATGCTGTTTGGGCAACGGCTGTTGGATTGCTGTTGGGTTACAGTGTTTTAACTACTGGAAATTTGTTAGTGCCAATTACGGCTCATATTTGTACAAATTTGATTTCTAGCTGTGTTTGGAAGTGGGAACAGAATGCGGTGAAGCGTTAG
- a CDS encoding TIGR02588 family protein: MSESNNEQQKKRTPAEWVAFAIACSILSILIGLVLYNWMTKKQEPPVISVTRNTPVRETQGQFYVPFAVTNTGGETAESVQIIAELRVNGEVVESGDQQIDFLSSGETQEGAFIFSRDPRQGELIVRSSSYKLP, from the coding sequence ATGAGTGAAAGTAATAACGAACAGCAAAAAAAAAGAACTCCTGCTGAATGGGTGGCATTTGCGATCGCCTGTTCGATCCTTTCTATCCTCATCGGACTCGTACTCTACAACTGGATGACTAAAAAGCAGGAACCTCCGGTTATTTCTGTCACTCGGAACACGCCTGTTCGCGAAACTCAAGGGCAATTTTACGTGCCGTTTGCAGTAACTAATACGGGCGGCGAAACAGCCGAATCAGTGCAAATTATTGCCGAACTGCGCGTCAACGGTGAAGTTGTAGAATCCGGCGACCAACAAATTGATTTTTTGTCAAGCGGCGAAACTCAAGAAGGAGCTTTTATCTTCAGCCGCGATCCGCGTCAAGGTGAGTTGATTGTGCGATCGAGCAGTTACAAACTGCCTTAA
- a CDS encoding TIGR02587 family membrane protein, whose translation MNKSKRRKNQWSNELNDLIRGASGGFLFGIPLLYTMEVWWIGSHTKPAEMSIAIATTFLVVFLLTRTEGFRKTQDIRWLEAAIDTVEAMAIGIVCAAFVLFLLREITPETPLQETLGKIIFEGLPFALGVALANGFLSGDRYQSSDSEKEPTINATLADIGATLIGATIVAFNIAPTDEIPMLAAGISPPRQLAIIAASLLISYGIVFIAGFTYQAKRQQQQGIFQRPISETVMAYLVSLAASAFMMFFFHKLSLDDPWSIWLNYTLVLGLPAAVGGAAGRLAV comes from the coding sequence ATGAACAAATCAAAAAGACGCAAAAATCAGTGGTCCAATGAACTAAACGACCTCATTCGAGGCGCATCTGGCGGGTTTTTGTTCGGAATTCCGCTGCTTTATACGATGGAAGTTTGGTGGATCGGTTCGCATACTAAACCAGCGGAAATGTCGATCGCGATCGCAACTACTTTTCTCGTCGTTTTCTTGTTGACTCGCACGGAAGGTTTTCGCAAAACTCAAGACATCCGCTGGCTAGAGGCTGCAATCGATACCGTAGAAGCGATGGCTATCGGCATTGTCTGCGCGGCTTTTGTCCTGTTTTTGCTCAGGGAAATTACGCCGGAGACTCCGCTGCAAGAAACTTTGGGGAAAATCATCTTTGAAGGTCTGCCGTTTGCCTTGGGAGTAGCCCTGGCAAACGGTTTCTTGAGCGGCGATCGCTATCAAAGCTCAGACAGCGAAAAGGAACCTACCATTAATGCAACTCTAGCAGATATCGGCGCTACTTTAATCGGCGCGACGATCGTTGCTTTCAACATCGCCCCAACTGACGAAATTCCCATGCTAGCGGCAGGTATTTCGCCACCTAGGCAATTAGCAATTATCGCCGCTTCGCTGCTAATTTCCTACGGTATTGTATTTATCGCCGGCTTTACTTATCAAGCAAAACGGCAGCAGCAGCAAGGGATTTTTCAGCGTCCCATCAGCGAAACTGTCATGGCCTATTTAGTGTCGCTGGCGGCTTCTGCATTTATGATGTTTTTCTTCCACAAACTCAGTTTGGACGACCCGTGGTCGATTTGGTTGAACTATACGTTAGTATTGGGATTGCCGGCGGCTGTTGGCGGCGCGGCGGGGAGGTTGGCGGTATGA
- a CDS encoding type II toxin-antitoxin system PemK/MazF family toxin, translating into MPNYQSGEVLLLALPFADVTTSKLRPVLVLLDAGDEDIVVARVTSQTTRTVFDVEIVEWEQAGLLRSSVVRLHKVNTIEKRLVNRRLGILTASDWTQVRERIQQIWYSI; encoded by the coding sequence ATGCCAAATTATCAATCAGGAGAAGTTCTCTTACTGGCACTACCTTTTGCCGACGTAACAACATCAAAACTCCGTCCTGTGCTGGTACTTTTGGATGCAGGAGATGAAGATATTGTTGTTGCACGAGTGACAAGTCAAACAACTAGGACTGTTTTTGATGTTGAGATTGTAGAATGGGAGCAGGCAGGTTTGTTGCGTTCGTCAGTGGTTCGGCTGCATAAAGTGAACACAATAGAAAAGCGTTTGGTCAATCGTCGATTGGGAATTTTAACCGCTAGCGACTGGACGCAAGTTAGAGAAAGAATACAACAAATATGGTATTCTATTTGA
- a CDS encoding WD40 repeat domain-containing protein, giving the protein MELWNLEAREKICTLLGHTWGVYSVAFSPDGQTLVSGSDDKTIKIWQRDL; this is encoded by the coding sequence ATCGAACTTTGGAATCTAGAGGCTAGAGAGAAGATTTGCACTCTTTTAGGACACACATGGGGAGTTTACTCTGTGGCTTTTAGCCCCGATGGGCAGACTCTGGTTAGTGGGAGTGATGACAAAACTATCAAGATTTGGCAAAGAGATTTATAA
- a CDS encoding WD40 repeat domain-containing protein — protein sequence MLQTNWQCVHTLHGHSCSVTSVVITPDGQTVVSGSSDSTIKLWNLNTGQELHTLSGHSHGVTSIALAPDGQTLASCSKDKTIKLWNLSTKEEIYTIAGHSDIITSVAIDPDGKTLASASEDTTIKLWNVSNGEEIRTLKWPVEVYYGFDILFSPDGNILLSSNADDYVSLSAVAFNLTTGDEIWTKNWQEGRDCVNALAVRPDGATFATLDCAGTIKLWNLDTGTEIYTLAENSMGSFCLAVSRDGKIIATGGSDCENAMIVNPERSNFGI from the coding sequence ATGCTTCAAACTAACTGGCAATGCGTACACACCCTTCACGGACATTCATGTTCGGTAACTTCTGTTGTCATCACTCCAGACGGACAGACTGTAGTTAGCGGAAGTTCTGATAGCACAATTAAGCTGTGGAACCTCAACACAGGGCAAGAACTTCACACTTTATCAGGACATTCACATGGAGTTACATCCATTGCCCTCGCCCCTGATGGACAAACTCTTGCTAGCTGCAGTAAGGACAAAACTATCAAACTGTGGAATCTCAGCACTAAAGAGGAAATTTACACGATCGCCGGACATTCAGACATAATTACTTCTGTGGCGATCGACCCCGACGGGAAGACTCTGGCAAGTGCCAGTGAAGACACAACTATCAAACTTTGGAACGTTAGCAATGGAGAAGAAATTCGGACTTTAAAGTGGCCAGTCGAAGTATATTATGGTTTTGATATTTTATTCAGTCCTGACGGAAATATTCTACTCAGTAGCAATGCAGATGATTATGTTTCTCTAAGTGCAGTAGCTTTTAATTTAACCACTGGAGATGAAATCTGGACAAAGAATTGGCAGGAGGGGAGGGACTGTGTTAATGCCCTGGCTGTCCGCCCTGATGGAGCAACTTTTGCTACCTTAGACTGTGCCGGAACTATCAAGTTGTGGAATCTTGATACAGGAACAGAAATTTATACTCTTGCGGAAAATTCAATGGGAAGCTTCTGCTTAGCTGTTAGCCGTGATGGTAAAATTATCGCAACTGGTGGAAGCGATTGTGAGAACGCTATGATAGTGAACCCGGAACGATCGAACTTTGGAATCTAG
- a CDS encoding DUF2283 domain-containing protein — protein sequence MKLTYDPRYNVAYIYLQEKTVQVNTIQVSEQMNVDVAPDGTIYGIELLNVNQQLGADSQGKLIVVNEALGESSEIQLPL from the coding sequence GTGAAACTGACTTACGATCCGAGATACAACGTAGCTTATATATACCTGCAAGAAAAAACCGTACAGGTAAACACTATCCAGGTTAGCGAGCAAATGAATGTGGATGTTGCCCCAGACGGTACTATTTATGGAATTGAATTACTCAATGTCAATCAACAATTAGGGGCGGATAGTCAAGGAAAACTGATTGTTGTCAACGAAGCTTTAGGAGAGTCTTCCGAGATTCAGCTTCCACTTTAA
- a CDS encoding type II toxin-antitoxin system Phd/YefM family antitoxin: MMYQLDIIERKEKLVELIAAAMRDEEMAITQDNQPVVKLVGIPKQAKPNRQAGSAKGMVWMSDDFDEPLEEFKEYME; encoded by the coding sequence ATGATGTATCAACTAGACATTATTGAGCGAAAAGAAAAGCTTGTGGAATTAATCGCTGCGGCGATGAGAGACGAAGAAATGGCGATTACTCAAGATAACCAGCCCGTTGTAAAATTGGTAGGAATACCCAAACAAGCTAAACCCAATCGGCAAGCAGGAAGTGCGAAAGGAATGGTTTGGATGTCCGATGATTTTGACGAACCGCTAGAAGAGTTTAAGGAGTACATGGAATGA
- the radA gene encoding DNA repair protein RadA — translation MPKPRIQYICRECGYDSPQYFGRCPSCQKWDSFDEQLEQPTVGVSRAGLTGVTTKTAGGSPPDKSKGQPRVSFRLSQIADQTQSRWPSGFGELDRVLGGGIVPGSLVLIGGEPGIGKSTLLLQVANMLARKDRILYVSAEESGQQVKLRSQRLGVANPVELSSNGGHKSGTNGEAKKDSEDNSAENFYLLPETDLEVVLRELEALKPNVAVIDSIQTIYFASLTSAPGSVAQVRECTSALMQVAKRENITLFIVGHVTKDGALAGPRVLEHLVDTVLYFEGDRFASHRLLRSMKNRFGATHEIGVFEMVAHGLREVDNPSELFLGNKDEFSPGTSTTVACEGTRPILVEIQALVSPASFGSPRRSTTGVDNSRLQQILAVLEKRVGIPLSKLDTIVASVGGLKVEEPTADLAVAIAVVASFRDRVVDARTVLLGEVGLGGQVRPVSQLELRLREAAKLGFKRAIIPKNQPVPDLGMQIIPVAKVIDAIIAAIPATPAQLQSGDLELQSVDLEEEDLFN, via the coding sequence ATGCCTAAGCCTCGAATACAATATATTTGTCGGGAATGCGGGTATGATTCACCACAATATTTTGGCAGGTGTCCTAGCTGTCAGAAGTGGGATTCTTTTGACGAGCAGTTAGAACAACCTACTGTTGGTGTATCGCGGGCTGGTTTAACTGGGGTGACAACTAAGACAGCGGGCGGTTCGCCCCCTGATAAGTCGAAGGGTCAACCGAGGGTATCTTTTAGATTATCGCAGATTGCTGACCAAACTCAGTCTCGCTGGCCTTCTGGTTTCGGAGAGCTCGATCGAGTTTTGGGAGGTGGAATTGTTCCGGGCTCGCTGGTTTTGATTGGCGGGGAACCGGGAATCGGGAAATCGACTCTGCTGTTGCAGGTGGCGAATATGTTGGCGCGCAAGGATAGAATACTCTATGTGAGTGCGGAGGAGTCCGGTCAGCAGGTGAAGTTGCGATCGCAGCGTTTGGGTGTGGCTAATCCGGTTGAATTGTCAAGCAACGGCGGGCATAAATCTGGCACTAACGGGGAAGCTAAAAAGGATTCGGAGGACAATTCAGCGGAGAATTTCTATTTGCTTCCCGAGACGGATTTAGAGGTTGTTTTGCGGGAGTTGGAAGCGCTGAAACCAAATGTGGCGGTGATTGACAGCATCCAAACTATTTATTTTGCTAGTTTAACATCGGCTCCGGGTTCGGTGGCTCAGGTGCGGGAATGTACGTCTGCTTTGATGCAGGTTGCGAAAAGGGAAAATATTACTTTATTTATTGTCGGTCACGTTACGAAGGATGGAGCTTTGGCGGGGCCGCGGGTTTTGGAGCATTTGGTAGATACTGTACTTTATTTTGAGGGCGATCGCTTTGCTTCTCACCGGCTTTTGCGATCGATGAAAAATCGTTTTGGTGCGACTCACGAAATCGGTGTTTTTGAAATGGTAGCACACGGTTTGCGAGAAGTAGATAATCCGTCTGAGTTGTTTTTAGGCAATAAAGATGAGTTTTCGCCCGGTACTTCGACGACTGTTGCTTGCGAAGGAACTCGACCGATTTTAGTAGAAATTCAGGCGTTAGTCAGCCCTGCGAGTTTTGGTTCGCCGCGCCGTTCTACTACTGGTGTGGACAATTCTAGATTGCAGCAAATTTTGGCGGTTTTGGAGAAAAGGGTGGGGATTCCTTTATCTAAGTTGGATACGATTGTCGCGTCGGTGGGCGGGTTGAAGGTGGAGGAACCGACGGCGGATTTGGCAGTTGCGATCGCCGTTGTGGCCAGTTTTCGCGATCGGGTGGTTGATGCGCGCACAGTTTTGCTCGGAGAAGTGGGTTTGGGAGGACAGGTGCGGCCGGTCTCCCAATTAGAATTGCGGCTGAGGGAAGCAGCGAAATTGGGTTTCAAAAGGGCGATTATTCCGAAGAATCAACCCGTACCAGATTTGGGAATGCAGATTATTCCGGTGGCGAAGGTAATCGATGCAATTATTGCGGCGATTCCTGCTACACCGGCTCAGTTGCAGTCTGGCGATCTGGAGTTGCAGTCGGTTGATTTGGAGGAAGAGGATTTGTTTAATTGA
- the rpaB gene encoding response regulator transcription factor RpaB has translation MENHKEKILVVDDEASIRRILETRLSMIGYDVVTAADGEEALETFRNTEPDLVVLDVMMPKLDGYGVCQELRKESDVPIIMLTALGDVADRITGLELGADDYVVKPFSPKELEARIRSVLRRVDKNGASGIPSSGVIHVTNIRIDTNKRQVYKGDERIRLTGMEFSLLELLVSRSGEPFSRSEILQEVWGYTPERHVDTRVVDVHISRLRAKLEDDPSNPELILTARGTGYLFQRIVEIGEVG, from the coding sequence TTGGAAAACCATAAAGAAAAAATTCTGGTAGTCGATGACGAAGCCAGTATCCGCCGCATTCTGGAGACTCGCCTTTCCATGATTGGCTACGATGTCGTCACCGCTGCTGACGGCGAAGAAGCTCTCGAAACGTTTCGCAACACCGAACCCGACTTAGTGGTTTTGGACGTGATGATGCCGAAGCTAGACGGTTACGGCGTCTGTCAGGAGTTGCGTAAAGAGTCAGACGTACCCATCATCATGCTAACCGCTTTGGGAGACGTAGCCGATCGCATCACCGGTTTAGAATTGGGCGCCGACGATTACGTCGTCAAACCTTTCTCTCCCAAAGAACTTGAAGCCCGCATCCGTTCGGTACTGCGGAGGGTTGACAAAAACGGCGCATCGGGAATTCCCAGTTCCGGAGTTATCCACGTCACCAATATTAGAATTGACACCAACAAGCGCCAAGTTTACAAAGGCGACGAACGAATTCGGCTCACGGGCATGGAATTCAGCCTGTTAGAACTGCTTGTGAGCCGTTCTGGAGAGCCTTTTTCGCGATCGGAAATTTTGCAGGAAGTGTGGGGATACACGCCAGAACGCCACGTAGACACCCGCGTAGTAGACGTTCACATCTCGCGGCTTAGGGCAAAGTTGGAAGACGACCCCAGCAATCCCGAATTAATTCTCACCGCCCGCGGCACAGGCTATCTCTTCCAGCGAATTGTCGAAATTGGAGAAGTAGGATAA